Proteins found in one Brachypodium distachyon strain Bd21 chromosome 5, Brachypodium_distachyon_v3.0, whole genome shotgun sequence genomic segment:
- the LOC100826823 gene encoding acyl transferase 15, with translation MAVVSKSSTVVVVGADDQQSSGAGTIDLSSFDKSLGPLPITVLLVFDHPIKDPVESIKKALSQSLAVDHYHPMAGRLTPDGGAIACTGEGVSFVGASVSCALADQHLPLLKDDLAMGYPGDWCRPEDPLVQMQVTEFSCGGFVVGVTWNHVMADGAGMAQFLRAIGELARGLPSPSVVPVRSSSLLPCIPPSVVAAQRAMMAVASKDMASLDFTIPSSAIARIKGQWADANAHEQPCTVFEAVTALLWLCRTRAVVTAKDDDELPVGMVFPSNVRQQLGAEAGYYGNCLAAQLVQATTGAPAINGLVKLIKRAKDGGDQQQPLHQGAAVGWYDTLLVSSWRNLGFEAAEFGGGAPARVMWHQRQTVLPICVVCPPCKGKDDGVNVMSMCVRPEHADSFQAALHAAYST, from the coding sequence ATGGCAGTAGTGAGCAAGTCGTCGACGGTTGTGGTGGTCGGAGCCGACGACCAGCAGTCGTCGGGCGCCGGCACCATCGATCTGTCCTCTTTCGACAAGTCCTTAGGTCCTTTGCCAATTACGGTTCTTCTGGTCTTCGACCATCCAATCAAGGACCCCGTGGAGAGCATCAAGAAGGCCCTGTCGCAGTCGCTTGCCGTCGACCACTACCACCCCATGGCCGGCCGCCTGAcccccgacggcggcgccatcgCGTGCACCGGCGAAGGGGTGTCCTTCGTGGGCGCGTCGGTCAGCTGCGCCCTGGCCGATCAGCACTTGCCGTTGCTGAAGGACGACCTGGCCATGGGCTACCCTGGTGACTGGTGCCGCCCTGAAGACCCCTTGGTGCAGATGCAGGTGACCGAGTTCTCCTGCGGCGGGTTCGTGGTCGGGGTGACATGGAACCACGTCATGGCCGACGGCGCCGGCATGGCCCAGTTCCTGCGGGCCATCGGGGAGCTGGCCCGTGGGCTGCCATCGCCGTCCGTCGTCCCCGTGAGGTCGTCCTCGCTCCTCCCGTGCATCCCGCCGTCGGTTGTGGCCGCGCAGAGGGCCATGATGGCAGTGGCGTCCAAGGACATGGCCAGCCTCGACTTCACCATCCCCTCCAGCGCGATCGCCCGCATCAAAGGCCAGTGGGCCGATGCCAACGCCCATGAGCAGCCCTGCACGGTGTTCGAGGCCGTCACGGCGCTGCTGTGGCTGTGCCGGACCCGGGCGGTGGTCACTGCCAAGGACGACGATGAATTACCCGTGGGGATGGTTTTCCCCAGCAACGTGCGGCAGCAACTGGGCGCCGAGGCCGGCTACTACGGCAACTGCCTCGCCGCGCAGCTGGTCCAGGCCACGACCGGCGCACCGGCGATCAACGGCCTGGTGAAGCTCATCAAGCGCGCCAAGGACGGCGGGGATCAGCAGCAGCCGCTTCATCAGGGCGCAGCGGTTGGGTGGTACGACACGCTGTTGGTGTCGAGCTGGAGGAACCTGGGATTCGAGGCGGCGGAGTtcggcggcggggcgccggcgcgggtGATGTGGCATCAGCGGCAGACGGTGTTGCCGATCTGCGTGGTGTGCCCGCCGTGCAAGGGGAAGGACGACGGCGTCAACGTCATGTCGATGTGCGTCCGGCCGGAGCACGCCGACTCCTTCCAAGCCGCACTCCACGCTGCTTATTCCACCTAG